A window of Gossypium hirsutum isolate 1008001.06 chromosome D13, Gossypium_hirsutum_v2.1, whole genome shotgun sequence genomic DNA:
CTTTCTTTTATGTCCTTTTCTTACTTAAATCCAAAtccatttttttattactattatcttAGTtgcaataaaaagaaaagagaacctCACCATAcatggaagaaagaaaaagggtgCTTGGACTTTAGTTGTAATGACTGTAAGGGCAACACTGATTGGGATTCTTTAAAGATTGcagtttttttttgttcaatttaaaGAATACCCAGTTTGATTTACCTGTTTTTATGTAGCCCCATTTTGTGAAGGAAGGATCTTGGTTTTTGGATCATCAAGTTTTGCAGCCTTTGAAGAATTCATGGTGAGTTTTTTCCTATAACTGTTTGCTCATTGTACATCTTTGTTTTCCCTCCGAGaggattttcttatattttggaTTTATGGAGATCTGATTCACATGTTTATGTTCTTTAATGTCAGAAAACTCTATACTTCCCACAATTGCTTGCTTGAAAGATGATACATTGTTTGTCTTTGTTAGTTGAATGAGCAAATGAAACTAAAATCAGATATGAGCTTCAAAACTAAAGTTTCTTCCTTTTTGTTAGCTTAGCTGTATATTATGTTCATTTATTGCAAATCTTCTGACATTGTTGTGTTAAGGTGTTATAATTCTAGTTTCAGATGGACTTCGTTTGATAATtcaacctttttttcttttgagtAATGCTGGTTTATAGATGAGATAATGGAGGTCGAAAGGAAACATTCGAAAGGAGGattttttcatttgtttgattGGAATGgtaaatctcaaaaaaaattGTTCCCAAACAGTGCTGAAATCTCaggtatatatatatctgttcttcatatgtatgtatatgcatttattatttttgtctTGAATATATTCCTAATTCATGCACAACTTGTTTACATTTTGACTGTAGAagaatcaaagagagtaaaacCTGTGGAGAATATACTGAAGTCACCGCCTTATATGGTGGGAAATTTATATTCTTTTGCTCTACTGTAGTTTGGGTAAAATATTAGTTTCGAACTATATTGTTTACATTTTTATGCTTTACCAGATGAAGGGGGATGAGTACAATGCTGCTTCAAGTTGTAGAAGAAGTGCTGATTTTAGTTCCGCTTCCTCGGTGGCTAGTGATGAAGGATATGGATCCAGAGCACCTGGAGTTGTTGCTAGGCTTATGGGGTTGGACTCATTGCCGGCACCAAATGTCTTGGAGCCATCTTCTACCACATATTCAGGGTCTTGTTCTCTTAGAGTATCTCATTATGAAAGAAGTTCTCCTAATTTGTGGAATGAATCTCAACCGATGGACTACACTGACTTCTCTAACAAGCTTGATAGTTTGTCCTCAAATCCGATTGAACCAAGGTTTCATAAGGTGCAAAACCGCCCCATTGAGAGATTTCAGACTGAAATATTGCCTCTGAAATCAGCAAAACCAATTCCAATAACTCAGCATAAGCTTTTGTCTCCTATCAAGAGTCCAGGGTTTATCCCAACCAAGAATGCAGCTTATATAATGGAGGCAGCTTCCAAGATTATTGAGGTTAGTCCTCAGAAAACTTCCAAACATAAAGTGCCATCATTTGGGCTTTCTTCAGTCCCTTTGCAAATCTGGGATTTGAAAGACAAAATTGAAGCTGCACATAAGGTATCTGGGCACCAAAGACCTGACGAGCCTAAGGTATCCGGGCACCAAAGACCTGACGAGCCTATTCGGAGTACAGAAATGTCTTTGAAAGGACAACATAAGAGCAAGAGTCACAACAAATCAGATTATGCTCCAACATTCAGTATATCTAGGGATTCAGAAAAAGGTTCTTCTAACAATTCAAGGAATAAGGGAAAATCAGTCTCGCTTGCAGAGCAAGCAAGGGTTAATAATGTTCAGAGGAAAGAAGGGTCATTTTCAAGTGGTAATGGGAGTTCTGCAAATCTGAAGGAAGGGAATGATgctaaaagaaaacaattttGTAGGAGCCAGGCAGATATGCGAAAGATTATGGAGAACGGAACTTCTGCAAATAGGACTAACAAAGTCCTGAGGCAGAATAATCAGAAGCAGAACTGCATATCTAATAGAGACTATTCGATACCAAAGACTTCAACCCTGGACCAGCAAGGTAGGAAGACTAGGTCTATAAACGGTACAGTTGGGCTAAATAGGACTATAAACAAGGTCATTGTAAACTCTGAATCTCAGTCCAGGAAGACAAGCTCCTCAGAAACTGATCCTTCAAAGGAGGTTTCCATGTCTAGAAGAAAGAATTTGCCTAGAAAGAAACAACCTGTAAATGAGGATGTTCTGTCTGGAGAACCAATTTCTGAGAATACATCAATAAAAAGCACCCAAAGATCCATAAAATGTAATGTTACAACGGAGGAGCACTCAAATCAGAGTGCAGAGAAAATGAAGACAAGCATGGATgttgtttcatttacatttacatcTCCCATTGCAAGATTCGTGCCTGATGTTCCTTCCACAAGTCAAGTTGTGGAAACAAGCTGCAGCTTTGATAATGATCCTTGTGGCAACAATGATCTAGTGTTTTCAAAAAGCTCCGGATTTTCTTCTCTTGGCCTTAATATAATTGGTGGGGATGATCTTAGTGTTCTTTTGGGAAAAAAGCTTCAAGAATTGGCATATAGAGTTGAGTCATCCAATTGCAATATCATTATGGAGGAGACTTCATCTCGTCCCACATCCAGTTGGCAAAATTCAGTGCTCCCATCTGGTACATTGATCCCAACTTCAATGagacatcacaaaggacttcagTTGGATCTAGATAAAGATATTTCATATAGCACAGCTGACTTCAATTGCTCTTCAATTGACCATTTGGAGCTTGATTGGAGAAGTAAGTGGCAGGTTCGGTTTACTTACTCACTGCAACGATTTAGTTATATAATGGCAGGTCTTGTTTATTTCATGGTGTTTATAATCAAGTCCCACACTGTATCAAGTCCCACACTGTAAAAGGTTTTCCCAAAGTATAGAATCTAGTGCTTGAATTTTAGATGGCATGTTTCCTCGACTGGAAGACATAATACTTTTACTGAATAATCATTGTATATAGGAACTGTCAGTTTTAAGAGTTAAAAGCAGAGCCAACATAGCCATGAGTAGTTATCATGAAGAGAAGTTGGTAACTGGTGGAGaacttttgctttttattttcaaTGGTTTCAGTTGGCTTCTtcttttatttgttgaattatggAAATCTGATCTTGTGTCGAAGTAAGCGCCAATTTCAAATTAATGCATTTGTCAATTATTGAATGGCCTAGACCTGCATCCTTTGGTTCTACTCGTAACATTTCATCATAGCATACAAACAAGTTGTTTTAAAGCTAGAGTGATATGGAAGGTTGGTAAGATGTCTCTAAATTGAAATTTTTCCTGTCTCTTACATTTCATATTTCGACATTTGACTTTAAATTTATCGACTGAGTCCAGTTTTCTGAAGAAATTGAGGATCGAAATGCTAGCAAAAGCAGCAGCAAGACCGGCACAGAATTAGATCTTCAACAGTCTAGCCCCCTTTCAACTCTTGAACTTGCTGTCACCAGTGAGTGCTTCGCTGATGATAGAGATGGTAAGCTGCACTCTTCTCATTCTTATTTTCTTTCGCATTTCTTCCCCTTGAACCATTTTTCTTatgtgttatatttatttagaaaTGATGTGAGGTTCTTAGCTGTGTAATTGCCAATTAAATTTCAGGACAATGTCTGGAGAATAAATACCTTTTGTGTGAGTGGCAAAGAAACAGTTATTTGCGTAAAACTGAGTGATCTTGGAATCATTTGAATTAGTTTAAGAATTGTGAAATGGATCTTTGGTAAACTCTGTAACCAAGTTGCTGCATTGACTATATAAGTTATCCCTGGTTATCAAGATATAagaccttttttatttttatctttccTTTGATCATCGCATGCACTCTACATTTGCAGGCATGAAGCAAGAGTTATTGGATCGCAATCAGGAATTATTAGGTTCGCAGCCTGGAAGTGAGTCTGAGACTGAATTTGATGTGGCGTTATCCGATTTCGCATCTCCTAAAACTGTGGGAGAAATGGATAAAAAGCTTCCAACTAGGACACCAAATTCAAGAGATCTTAAGGAGTCAACCAATTgggaacttgattatgtgaaaatGGTTCTAAAAGATTCTGAGCTAAAGTTAATGGAATATGCATTGGGTCAGACCGAGAATATTCTGACCCTGAATGGTTTTGATCAGCTCGAGCATCGGAACATAACAGAGACTCAGGGAAAACTTGTAGTAGATTGTGTGAGTGAATACCTGGAGTTTGTTGTTGGAAGCTGCAAAGGGTGGGGGAAATTGATGCAGAACAAAGGGAGGTTGGCAGAAGAGGTATACAAAGAGATAATGAGTTTGAAACAAATGGGGGACATAATGGTGGATGAAGTTGTAGACAAGGATATGAGCAGAAAGCATGGGAGATGGGTTGAGTTTGAGACGGAAGCATTTGAAGAGGGTTTAGAGATTGAGAAAACTAAATTAACTTGTTTAGTTGATGAATTAGTTTTTGATTTATTGCTTTAAGGCTCTCTTAAGATATACCCCTAATGGATCTTCTATCACCCTCTTTGTTCAAGAGTATAAAAAGTGATtgagtaaaatatttaattattttttatgaaatattttcatatttccaAAATATTTGGAAAGTGTTTTTTGAATTCTTTCAAGACAccttttgtaaaatatttaattaatattatttttttattttttaattctctaaaaaattatgttttcctttttgttcttaaaaaaattaattttttattattaaagttaacttaattcttttttttttcacattatttttttgtaattacaaataaattcaataaattttaaataaaaatttacttcTGAAGCAGTGTATAAATAgactaaaaatattttcatttttgaaattaTGTAGCTACTTCTCTAAGTTCTTTTAAATTAGTCTTAtagaatatttaaataaaaaaattcaattttgtattattattttctataattcttataaaaatttattttttttactttttttataattggatataagtagattttttttataatgggtTATAAGTAGTGAGATTGTTAGAAATTAACTTAAGGTTTCATTATCACAAAAACAAAGTAATCTTACCACCATGTAAAGTCAAGAGGTTATTGGTAAAAAGtattaaatagttttatataAAAACCATTCTATTGCTCTAAGTTGTTTTGATTATAAGATTGATGTGAATAAGAGGTTTAATGATATTGGTTTTTTATGAAAGATTTTTTTATTGGTTT
This region includes:
- the LOC107920622 gene encoding uncharacterized protein isoform X3, with protein sequence MEVERKHSKGGFFHLFDWNGKSQKKLFPNSAEISEESKRVKPVENILKSPPYMMKGDEYNAASSCRRSADFSSASSVASDEGYGSRAPGVVARLMGLDSLPAPNVLEPSSTTYSGSCSLRVSHYERSSPNLWNESQPMDYTDFSNKLDSLSSNPIEPRFHKVQNRPIERFQTEILPLKSAKPIPITQHKLLSPIKSPGFIPTKNAAYIMEAASKIIEVSPQKTSKHKVPSFGLSSVPLQIWDLKDKIEAAHKVSGHQRPDEPKVSGHQRPDEPIRSTEMSLKGQHKSKSHNKSDYAPTFSISRDSEKGSSNNSRNKGKSVSLAEQARVNNVQRKEGSFSSGNGSSANLKEGNDAKRKQFCRSQADMRKIMENGTSANRTNKVLRQNNQKQNCISNRDYSIPKTSTLDQQGRKTRSINGTVGLNRTINKVIVNSESQSRKTSSSETDPSKEVSMSRRKNLPRKKQPVNEDVLSGEPISENTSIKSTQRSIKCNVTTEEHSNQSAEKMKTSMDVVSFTFTSPIARFVPDVPSTSQVVETSCSFDNDPCGNNDLVFSKSSGFSSLGLNIIGGDDLSVLLGKKLQELAYRVESSNCNIIMEETSSRPTSSWQNSVLPSGTLIPTSMRHHKGLQLDLDKDISYSTADFNCSSIDHLELDWRSKWQFSEEIEDRNASKSSSKTGTELDLQQSSPLSTLELAVTSECFADDRDGMKQELLDRNQELLGSQPGSESETEFDVALSDFASPKTVGEMDKKLPTRTPNSRDLKESTNWELDYVKMVLKDSELKLMEYALGQTENILTLNGFDQLEHRNITETQGKLVVDCVSEYLEFVVGSCKGWGKLMQNKGRLAEEVYKEIMSLKQMGDIMVDEVVDKDMSRKHGRWVEFETEAFEEGLEIEKTKLTCLVDELVFDLLL
- the LOC107920622 gene encoding uncharacterized protein isoform X2, translating into MTPHFVKEGSWFLDHQVLQPLKNSWFIDEIMEVERKHSKGGFFHLFDWNGKSQKKLFPNSAEISEESKRVKPVENILKSPPYMMKGDEYNAASSCRRSADFSSASSVASDEGYGSRAPGVVARLMGLDSLPAPNVLEPSSTTYSGSCSLRVSHYERSSPNLWNESQPMDYTDFSNKLDSLSSNPIEPRFHKVQNRPIERFQTEILPLKSAKPIPITQHKLLSPIKSPGFIPTKNAAYIMEAASKIIEVSPQKTSKHKVPSFGLSSVPLQIWDLKDKIEAAHKVSGHQRPDEPKVSGHQRPDEPIRSTEMSLKGQHKSKSHNKSDYAPTFSISRDSEKGSSNNSRNKGKSVSLAEQARVNNVQRKEGSFSSGNGSSANLKEGNDAKRKQFCRSQADMRKIMENGTSANRTNKVLRQNNQKQNCISNRDYSIPKTSTLDQQGRKTRSINGTVGLNRTINKVIVNSESQSRKTSSSETDPSKEVSMSRRKNLPRKKQPVNEDVLSGEPISENTSIKSTQRSIKCNVTTEEHSNQSAEKMKTSMDVVSFTFTSPIARFVPDVPSTSQVVETSCSFDNDPCGNNDLVFSKSSGFSSLGLNIIGGDDLSVLLGKKLQELAYRVESSNCNIIMEETSSRPTSSWQNSVLPSGTLIPTSMRHHKGLQLDLDKDISYSTADFNCSSIDHLELDWRSKWQFSEEIEDRNASKSSSKTGTELDLQQSSPLSTLELAVTSECFADDRDGMKQELLDRNQELLGSQPGSESETEFDVALSDFASPKTVGEMDKKLPTRTPNSRDLKESTNWELDYVKMVLKDSELKLMEYALGQTENILTLNGFDQLEHRNITETQGKLVVDCVSEYLEFVVGSCKGWGKLMQNKGRLAEEVYKEIMSLKQMGDIMVDEVVDKDMSRKHGRWVEFETEAFEEGLEIEKTKLTCLVDELVFDLLL
- the LOC107920622 gene encoding uncharacterized protein isoform X1 codes for the protein MEVERKHSKGGFFHLFDWNGKSQKKLFPNSAEISESKRVKPVENILKSPPYMMKGDEYNAASSCRRSADFSSASSVASDEGYGSRAPGVVARLMGLDSLPAPNVLEPSSTTYSGSCSLRVSHYERSSPNLWNESQPMDYTDFSNKLDSLSSNPIEPRFHKVQNRPIERFQTEILPLKSAKPIPITQHKLLSPIKSPGFIPTKNAAYIMEAASKIIEVSPQKTSKHKVPSFGLSSVPLQIWDLKDKIEAAHKVSGHQRPDEPKVSGHQRPDEPIRSTEMSLKGQHKSKSHNKSDYAPTFSISRDSEKGSSNNSRNKGKSVSLAEQARVNNVQRKEGSFSSGNGSSANLKEGNDAKRKQFCRSQADMRKIMENGTSANRTNKVLRQNNQKQNCISNRDYSIPKTSTLDQQGRKTRSINGTVGLNRTINKVIVNSESQSRKTSSSETDPSKEVSMSRRKNLPRKKQPVNEDVLSGEPISENTSIKSTQRSIKCNVTTEEHSNQSAEKMKTSMDVVSFTFTSPIARFVPDVPSTSQVVETSCSFDNDPCGNNDLVFSKSSGFSSLGLNIIGGDDLSVLLGKKLQELAYRVESSNCNIIMEETSSRPTSSWQNSVLPSGTLIPTSMRHHKGLQLDLDKDISYSTADFNCSSIDHLELDWRSKWQFSEEIEDRNASKSSSKTGTELDLQQSSPLSTLELAVTSECFADDRDGMKQELLDRNQELLGSQPGSESETEFDVALSDFASPKTVGEMDKKLPTRTPNSRDLKESTNWELDYVKMVLKDSELKLMEYALGQTENILTLNGFDQLEHRNITETQGKLVVDCVSEYLEFVVGSCKGWGKLMQNKGRLAEEVYKEIMSLKQMGDIMVDEVVDKDMSRKHGRWVEFETEAFEEGLEIEKTKLTCLVDELVFDLLL